From a single Candidatus Defluviilinea gracilis genomic region:
- a CDS encoding ketopantoate reductase family protein: MKTLIVGAGIIGTIYGWAFAEAGHEVTHLVRPGKASQFANGFEIDMYDVRKGHKRNFTGHYPIRVTETLDSPEGYELIIIPTKHYHLVETLKQIVPQAGSADFLLLTQNWDGTDEIDAILPPSRYVFGDAKAGGKFERDKLIATIASVDVGQVNGRRDTSLDKVVALCESAQVGVTVHENILHYLWVQYAITGGLWPALVKAGSFEAVLENRQVGEQGLRAARESLEVIARRGVNLAKFPDAKMYMNNSPFGMWVANIVIKVLFRYNKLVQRSSAHGLEDIEEVKVFYYDLLNSGRALNVAMPALSAFETDIKNFEGAAS, translated from the coding sequence ATGAAAACACTGATCGTCGGCGCAGGCATTATCGGAACTATTTACGGCTGGGCATTTGCAGAAGCGGGGCACGAGGTCACGCATCTCGTCCGCCCCGGAAAAGCCTCGCAATTTGCAAATGGATTTGAGATCGATATGTACGACGTCCGCAAGGGGCACAAACGGAACTTCACCGGGCATTATCCCATCCGTGTGACCGAAACGCTCGATTCGCCTGAGGGGTATGAACTGATCATCATCCCGACCAAACATTATCACCTGGTCGAAACGCTAAAACAGATCGTCCCGCAGGCAGGGAGCGCGGACTTCCTGCTCCTCACCCAGAACTGGGATGGGACGGATGAGATAGACGCCATCCTGCCGCCCTCACGCTACGTCTTTGGCGATGCCAAGGCGGGCGGCAAGTTCGAAAGAGACAAACTGATCGCCACAATTGCCAGCGTTGATGTGGGGCAGGTAAATGGCAGGCGCGATACCAGTTTGGATAAAGTGGTTGCGTTGTGCGAATCGGCGCAGGTGGGTGTCACTGTCCATGAGAATATCCTGCATTATCTCTGGGTACAGTATGCCATCACTGGCGGGTTGTGGCCCGCGCTGGTCAAAGCGGGCAGTTTCGAAGCGGTGCTGGAGAATCGTCAGGTCGGCGAACAGGGCTTACGCGCCGCGCGCGAATCGCTGGAAGTCATCGCCCGCCGCGGTGTGAATCTGGCGAAATTCCCCGATGCAAAGATGTACATGAACAATTCGCCGTTCGGCATGTGGGTCGCCAACATTGTGATCAAAGTGCTGTTTCGCTACAACAAACTCGTCCAGCGCAGTTCAGCGCACGGACTGGAAGACATCGAAGAAGTGAAAGTGTTTTACTACGACCTGCTCAACAGCGGACGCGCACTCAACGTGGCGATGCCTGCCTTGAGCGCATTCGAAACCGATATTAAGAATTTTGAGGGAGCAGCCTCATGA
- a CDS encoding ketopantoate reductase family protein — MKTLIVGAGVIGVIYGWALQKAGAEVTHFVRPGMAGQFPKGVTLDLLDERKGYPPTSIQHYPIRCVDSISPADGYELIIVPTNGQQVEAAMKDLASVSGDATFFLFSSNWDGLAAYDAILPRERYLLGYPDGGGTVKDGVYWTNLGAEVHLGLVEGQSAARLEQVKNVFTRADMKPDMQENMLHWLWIHNAGVIGFAAGLAKYRVIDPYLADNELVYQSIRATKELYDLCAQRGVDLKKYPEIGYIKFPIWLVAFLLRRNFRRNESMQRYTAHAVSEGSRRESKYHYAQVMQSAAELGFEMPNLNAMGKYLAMP; from the coding sequence ATGAAAACATTGATCGTTGGCGCAGGTGTCATCGGCGTCATCTACGGATGGGCGCTGCAAAAAGCGGGCGCGGAAGTTACACACTTCGTTCGCCCTGGCATGGCTGGTCAGTTTCCAAAGGGCGTCACCCTCGACCTGCTCGACGAACGCAAGGGCTATCCGCCCACATCCATCCAACATTACCCGATCCGCTGTGTGGATTCGATTTCTCCGGCGGACGGCTATGAGCTTATCATTGTGCCGACCAACGGTCAGCAGGTGGAAGCAGCGATGAAGGATTTGGCGTCGGTTTCGGGGGATGCCACCTTCTTTCTGTTCTCCAGCAATTGGGATGGACTGGCTGCTTACGATGCGATCTTGCCGCGTGAACGTTATTTGCTTGGTTACCCCGATGGCGGCGGAACGGTCAAGGATGGCGTCTACTGGACGAACCTGGGTGCGGAGGTTCATCTCGGTCTGGTGGAAGGTCAATCTGCCGCACGACTGGAACAAGTAAAGAATGTATTTACCCGCGCTGATATGAAGCCCGACATGCAGGAGAATATGCTGCACTGGTTATGGATCCACAATGCAGGCGTGATAGGATTTGCAGCTGGGTTGGCGAAGTATCGCGTCATCGACCCCTATCTCGCGGATAATGAACTGGTCTACCAATCGATTCGAGCCACAAAAGAATTGTACGATCTGTGCGCCCAGCGTGGCGTGGATCTGAAGAAGTACCCTGAGATCGGCTATATCAAATTCCCTATCTGGCTGGTGGCTTTCTTATTGCGTCGGAACTTCCGCCGGAATGAAAGTATGCAGCGTTATACCGCTCACGCCGTCAGTGAGGGCAGCCGTAGGGAGTCGAAATATCACTACGCCCAGGTCATGCAATCTGCGGCTGAACTTGGTTTCGAGATGCCAAACTTGAATGCGATGGGGAAATATCTCGCAATGCCTTGA
- a CDS encoding Zn-ribbon domain-containing OB-fold protein — MEIPRHWRLKKQRYGLVGEVCPHCDYKIFPPRDVCPNCGDEAKDLYTFSGKGEVYSFTTVYEAPAGYDANAPYTVALVKLDEGPMITAQLTDVDNNAVEIGMPVEMVTRKMRNDGDERGLIVYGYKFRPQNFVPAD, encoded by the coding sequence ATGGAAATTCCAAGACACTGGAGACTCAAGAAACAACGCTACGGGCTGGTCGGCGAGGTGTGCCCGCATTGCGATTACAAAATTTTCCCCCCGCGCGACGTGTGCCCGAACTGCGGCGACGAAGCCAAAGACCTGTACACCTTCAGCGGCAAAGGCGAGGTGTATTCATTCACCACCGTGTACGAAGCCCCCGCAGGCTATGACGCCAACGCGCCTTACACTGTTGCGTTGGTAAAGTTGGATGAGGGCCCCATGATCACCGCGCAGTTAACAGACGTTGACAACAACGCCGTCGAGATCGGCATGCCCGTCGAAATGGTGACGCGCAAAATGCGCAACGACGGCGATGAACGAGGTTTAATCGTGTATGGGTATAAATTTCGCCCGCAAAATTTTGTACCCGCCGACTAA
- a CDS encoding DUF3597 domain-containing protein has translation MSFFSKILSKLGIGKKEEEPAKSAAAAVAPKPAPAAKPVTTPAFRPREMEKDDAVLRGPAAVAPKAISEVDVVAKLEGLAQANPAKLNWKTSIVDLLKLLDLESSFDARKELATELGCPADLMGDSAKMNTWLHKEVLKKIAANGGNIPKELLD, from the coding sequence ATGAGTTTTTTCAGCAAAATCCTAAGCAAGTTGGGTATCGGTAAGAAAGAGGAAGAGCCCGCAAAAAGCGCCGCCGCCGCGGTTGCGCCCAAACCCGCTCCTGCCGCGAAACCTGTTACCACGCCCGCCTTCAGACCGCGCGAAATGGAAAAGGACGACGCGGTCCTGCGAGGTCCCGCGGCTGTCGCGCCGAAAGCCATCTCTGAGGTGGATGTGGTTGCGAAACTTGAGGGTCTCGCTCAGGCAAACCCCGCCAAACTCAATTGGAAAACCTCGATCGTGGACTTGCTCAAACTCCTCGACCTCGAATCCAGTTTCGATGCTCGCAAGGAACTCGCCACCGAACTCGGTTGCCCCGCCGATCTGATGGGCGACTCAGCCAAGATGAACACCTGGCTTCACAAGGAAGTCCTCAAGAAGATCGCCGCAAACGGCGGCAATATTCCGAAGGAATTGCTCGACTAA
- a CDS encoding glycosyltransferase family 4 protein produces MKILLINQAFVSPDEPGHTRHFELAKFLQSRGHELVIVASDLNYQTGKRTVERKGVFAEQIIDGVRVLRAYIYPALHRSYFWRVISFFSFMFSSVWTSFRVNDVDLVLGTTPPIFQAVSAWFVAWIRRKPFLLEVRDLWPEFGVSMGVLKNPIVIALGRRLEKFLYARAAHILVNSPAYKEYMIGKGVPEKKITFIPYGTDVDMFNPRVDGSSIRADLGLQDKFIVLYAGALGQANDIDTILRAAERLKPYDKIHFVLFGDGKERPRLQNEAKRMKLTNVTFAGVRPKKDMPRVVASADVCLAILQDIPMFRTTYPNKVFDYMAAGRATVLVIDGITRELIESSYGGVFVQPNDDETLAETILDLSKNVDIVQQMGQNAREYLVKHLDRRDKLNETLELLEKLVQKN; encoded by the coding sequence ATGAAGATACTGCTGATCAACCAAGCCTTCGTCTCGCCCGATGAGCCAGGACACACGCGTCATTTCGAGTTGGCAAAATTTTTGCAATCGCGCGGACACGAGCTGGTCATCGTTGCCAGCGATTTGAACTATCAAACGGGTAAGCGGACTGTTGAACGCAAAGGAGTTTTCGCCGAGCAGATCATTGACGGTGTGCGGGTTTTACGCGCGTATATTTATCCCGCTCTGCATCGCAGTTATTTTTGGCGCGTGATTTCGTTTTTCAGTTTCATGTTCAGTTCGGTGTGGACTTCTTTTCGGGTAAACGATGTGGACTTGGTTCTAGGCACCACGCCGCCGATCTTTCAAGCCGTTTCCGCGTGGTTCGTAGCATGGATTCGTCGCAAGCCGTTCCTGCTCGAAGTCCGCGACCTGTGGCCCGAATTCGGCGTGAGCATGGGCGTGTTGAAGAATCCGATTGTCATTGCGCTGGGACGTCGGCTGGAGAAATTCTTGTACGCGCGTGCAGCCCATATTTTGGTGAACTCTCCCGCGTACAAAGAGTACATGATCGGCAAAGGCGTGCCTGAAAAGAAGATCACTTTCATCCCCTACGGCACAGACGTGGATATGTTCAATCCGCGAGTGGATGGCTCATCTATCCGCGCCGATCTGGGGTTGCAGGATAAATTCATCGTGTTGTACGCAGGCGCATTGGGACAGGCGAACGACATTGACACCATCCTCCGCGCGGCGGAACGCTTGAAGCCGTACGACAAAATTCATTTTGTCCTCTTTGGTGATGGCAAAGAACGCCCACGCCTGCAAAACGAAGCGAAACGGATGAAACTCACAAACGTCACCTTTGCAGGCGTCCGCCCCAAAAAGGACATGCCGCGTGTCGTCGCCTCTGCGGATGTGTGTCTCGCCATCTTGCAGGATATTCCCATGTTCCGCACCACATACCCGAACAAAGTCTTCGACTACATGGCGGCGGGACGCGCCACTGTGCTCGTCATTGATGGAATCACGCGCGAATTAATCGAATCGTCGTATGGCGGAGTCTTCGTCCAGCCGAATGACGATGAAACACTTGCCGAAACGATCCTCGATCTTTCAAAGAATGTGGATATTGTCCAACAAATGGGACAAAACGCCCGCGAGTATTTGGTCAAGCATCTTGATCGACGTGATAAGCTGAATGAGACATTGGAATTGCTCGAAAAGTTAGTGCAAAAGAATTAG
- a CDS encoding NAD(P)H-binding protein, with translation MKLFVTGATGFTGSRVVHLLLKNGYEVRCLHRASSDRSTLSDPKIEWALGDLSDTQALTSAMQGTDALVNIASLGFGHADSIIRAAKDAGIKRAVFISTTAIFTQLNAKSKKVRVAAELAIETSGLQYTILRPTMIYGSPRDRNMWRLIRFIRVSPIIPVFGDGKSLQQPIFVDDVAQAVVSCISNDKTIGKSYNIAGKHPLAYNEVIDTIAKAMNKRVWKLHIPSKPVVAMLSLFERMRIPFPIKAEQVLRLNENKDFSYAEAQTDFGFSPLAFEEGIENELRK, from the coding sequence ATGAAACTATTTGTCACAGGCGCGACGGGCTTCACTGGCTCACGCGTCGTCCATCTTCTCCTCAAAAACGGATACGAAGTCCGCTGTCTTCACCGCGCCTCCAGCGATCGTTCGACTCTTTCCGATCCCAAAATTGAATGGGCATTGGGAGATTTATCCGATACCCAAGCTTTGACCTCTGCCATGCAGGGGACCGACGCCCTCGTCAACATCGCCTCGCTCGGCTTCGGTCACGCGGACTCGATTATCCGCGCCGCGAAAGACGCAGGCATCAAACGCGCGGTCTTCATCAGCACGACTGCCATCTTCACGCAGTTGAATGCCAAGAGCAAGAAAGTCCGCGTGGCGGCGGAACTTGCCATCGAAACGAGCGGGCTACAGTACACCATCCTGCGCCCGACGATGATCTACGGCAGTCCACGCGACCGAAATATGTGGCGACTGATTCGCTTTATACGAGTCTCTCCAATTATTCCTGTTTTCGGCGATGGAAAATCTCTGCAACAACCCATCTTCGTGGACGATGTCGCGCAAGCGGTGGTAAGTTGCATATCAAACGACAAGACGATTGGCAAAAGTTACAACATCGCAGGGAAACATCCGCTGGCGTACAACGAAGTCATTGATACGATTGCTAAAGCGATGAACAAGCGAGTGTGGAAACTCCACATCCCTTCGAAGCCTGTCGTTGCTATGCTAAGTCTCTTCGAGCGGATGCGAATTCCATTCCCCATCAAAGCAGAACAAGTCCTGCGGCTGAACGAGAACAAAGATTTCAGTTATGCCGAAGCACAGACGGATTTTGGGTTTAGTCCGCTGGCGTTTGAGGAGGGAATAGAAAATGAGTTGAGAAAATAA
- a CDS encoding DUF4926 domain-containing protein produces MKNKVKLLDVVALTDDLPEHELKRGQVGTVVEILALDAFEVEFVDKEGQTYAELAVKADKLLVLHYEPEFA; encoded by the coding sequence ATGAAAAACAAAGTTAAATTACTTGATGTGGTTGCATTGACCGATGATCTCCCCGAACACGAGCTAAAACGCGGGCAGGTTGGGACGGTGGTTGAAATCCTCGCGCTTGATGCCTTTGAGGTTGAATTTGTTGATAAAGAAGGGCAGACCTATGCAGAGCTCGCAGTCAAGGCAGATAAGTTGCTGGTTCTGCACTACGAGCCAGAATTCGCCTGA
- a CDS encoding glycosyltransferase family 4 protein, with amino-acid sequence MSSLIAFSILAILSYFLVHLIRRYAERRQILDHPNARSSHSMPTPRGGGVAIVVLVAGAGLWSMKEAELNHALIYLVCGVVIAWLGWRDDVSSLSPKIRFAVQGLVAAVSIYGLGYFKTVTIPLFGELHLGVVGVIITFLWIIGLVNAYNFMDGIDGIAGGVAFASGLGWMMLASNMRNAFVFAVALAIAASSLGFLAHNWHPAKIFMGDVASTFLGYTFAVLPLLSADQGGDALMLGTLLMWTFIMDAGVTFIRRALKRENVLAAHRTHLYQRLVIGGYPHHIVSTLYLMLTLLAGVLSFEWSSGSRLAPPLIIIGLPLIWIILSRHAKQLNLDADKR; translated from the coding sequence ATGTCCTCCCTCATCGCATTCTCCATCTTAGCCATCCTCTCCTACTTCCTCGTCCATCTCATCCGCCGTTACGCGGAGCGGCGGCAGATCCTCGACCATCCCAACGCGCGGAGTTCACATTCCATGCCCACGCCGCGCGGCGGAGGGGTGGCGATCGTCGTCCTCGTAGCGGGAGCAGGCTTATGGTCAATGAAAGAAGCGGAACTCAATCACGCGTTGATCTATCTCGTCTGCGGAGTCGTCATCGCATGGCTGGGCTGGCGCGACGATGTTTCGTCATTGTCACCAAAGATTCGCTTTGCCGTGCAGGGACTCGTCGCGGCGGTCTCGATCTATGGGCTGGGATATTTCAAAACGGTCACCATCCCGTTGTTCGGCGAGTTGCATTTGGGTGTCGTCGGAGTCATCATCACGTTTTTGTGGATCATCGGACTCGTCAACGCCTATAATTTCATGGACGGCATTGACGGCATCGCGGGCGGCGTCGCGTTTGCGAGCGGGCTGGGTTGGATGATGCTCGCGTCGAACATGCGCAACGCGTTTGTGTTTGCGGTCGCGCTTGCCATCGCCGCGAGCAGTTTGGGTTTTCTCGCGCACAATTGGCATCCCGCGAAAATTTTCATGGGCGACGTTGCCAGCACATTTCTCGGTTATACCTTTGCGGTTCTGCCCTTGCTCTCCGCCGATCAGGGCGGTGACGCGCTCATGCTCGGCACGCTCCTGATGTGGACGTTCATCATGGACGCGGGCGTCACGTTCATCCGCCGCGCGCTCAAACGCGAAAACGTCCTCGCCGCGCATCGCACGCATCTCTACCAACGACTCGTCATCGGCGGGTATCCGCATCACATCGTCAGCACGTTGTATCTCATGCTCACACTTCTCGCGGGCGTGCTGTCATTCGAATGGTCATCGGGAAGCCGCCTCGCCCCGCCATTGATCATCATCGGACTTCCGCTCATTTGGATTATCCTCTCTCGACATGCTAAGCAATTAAATTTGGACGCTGATAAACGCTGA